From one Bacillaceae bacterium S4-13-56 genomic stretch:
- a CDS encoding anion permease: MKSYLWNRQIIIPGLILALALLSIQTLFSEFTNVQKLTILLLAIAVYLWTLAPIPTGTSSILILALILIFGLVDDIDDAVVGFLSPALYFILMVSLISHALVKVGIDRLIARFIINTSKKGAMGVVITLPVVILLLPILLPSAVARFKIFLPLIDRMNEYFGFEEKSLFRRFCMFVIGMMNQNSTMVIFTGGGFPILAAQLLKDYKVSEDMSWMGWFLHIAPPLWIGMTIVALFVWNFLKLDSNEDELERMTKMGSESIKKEEMPHNFWGVLGLFLIMIVVWILFDEDTVPLVLPPMILVVIYSLPKFNLITNQTIRNYDWENFLLLGSSFSVGILMETNGTAGALARELIYFVPNDGSVAFKVIVIAIFIFCLRFLFIVPSSAMVVIFPIAISYADQVGLSKEGLSFLVVMIIGGVMVLPIHSPTAFFAYSTGVFTKKEQYTIGVFSSFIITALGILSAIFYWD, translated from the coding sequence ATGAAAAGTTATTTATGGAACAGACAGATAATCATACCAGGGCTAATTCTTGCTTTGGCTTTATTGAGTATACAAACTTTATTTTCTGAGTTTACCAATGTACAAAAGTTAACTATTCTTTTATTGGCAATTGCCGTTTACTTGTGGACTCTGGCTCCCATACCAACAGGTACCTCTAGTATTTTAATATTGGCGCTTATTTTAATTTTTGGTTTAGTGGATGATATTGATGATGCTGTAGTTGGTTTCCTTTCACCAGCTCTCTACTTTATTTTAATGGTTTCTTTAATTAGTCATGCTCTTGTGAAGGTGGGAATCGATCGATTAATTGCAAGATTTATTATAAATACCAGTAAGAAAGGTGCTATGGGAGTAGTGATAACGCTACCTGTCGTCATACTACTTTTACCCATTTTGCTACCTTCCGCTGTTGCACGGTTCAAAATATTTTTACCACTTATTGACCGAATGAATGAATATTTTGGGTTCGAGGAAAAGAGTCTGTTTAGAAGATTTTGTATGTTTGTTATTGGAATGATGAATCAAAATTCCACAATGGTTATTTTTACAGGTGGGGGATTCCCTATCTTGGCTGCTCAACTTTTAAAAGATTACAAGGTTTCGGAGGATATGAGCTGGATGGGATGGTTTTTGCATATTGCACCTCCCCTTTGGATAGGGATGACCATTGTTGCATTATTCGTTTGGAACTTTTTAAAGTTAGATTCTAACGAGGATGAACTAGAGAGAATGACCAAAATGGGCTCTGAAAGTATAAAGAAAGAAGAAATGCCACATAACTTCTGGGGTGTTTTAGGGCTGTTTTTGATTATGATTGTGGTTTGGATTCTCTTTGATGAAGATACCGTTCCTCTCGTTCTTCCACCTATGATTCTAGTTGTTATTTATTCTTTGCCCAAATTTAATCTAATCACAAATCAAACCATTCGAAATTATGATTGGGAAAACTTTCTACTCCTTGGATCTTCATTCTCAGTGGGGATTTTAATGGAAACAAACGGAACAGCAGGTGCGTTAGCTAGGGAACTTATATATTTTGTCCCAAATGATGGAAGTGTGGCATTCAAAGTTATTGTTATTGCCATCTTTATTTTTTGCTTACGCTTTTTATTTATTGTACCTTCATCTGCGATGGTTGTTATTTTTCCTATTGCCATTTCTTATGCTGATCAGGTTGGATTGTCAAAGGAAGGATTATCTTTTTTAGTTGTCATGATCATTGGAGGAGTTATGGTTTTGCCTATACATTCTCCAACAGCTTTCTTTGCCTATTCTACGGGGGTGTTTACAAAAAAAGAGCAATATACAATTGGGGTTTTTTCGAGTTTTATTATAACTGCTTTAGGTATTCTATCTGCCATATTTTATTGGGACTAA